CCGCCGGGGTGCACGAGCCCCAGCGGGTGTTCTGGTTGGTCACCCAGCGCACGGAGGCGGGCCGCGCACGGCCGTCGAGGTACTGACCGGAGAGCCGCTCGGCGCGGTCGGACAGATCGCTGTCGCCGATGACCCGCTTGCTCTCCTGCGCCGCGAGCTTGTCGAGCATCACGCCCACCCAGCGCTGCTCCTCGGCCTCCGACATCCGGGCCGGGATGAGCACGATGGTGCGATCGCCCTCGCGGTACGCGGAGACCGTTCTGCTGCGTCGCGCGCTCCTGCGGACCTCGACCGCACTCGTCACCGCCGCACGGGGCGGCTGGGTGGCTGCGGCGCGGCGCTGCTGGCGTCCGGCGCCGCGCTCGGGGGTCTCCCCGGCGAGGCCGGGAGGGGAGTCGGCGGGCACGGCACGACGTTACCCGCCGGCGGCGGGGGAAGTACCGCCCCTCGACGGTTCAACCTTGATCCACTTCTCTGCTCGCGCCATTTGAACGACTAATACCGCAACCTGTGGATAACTTTGGGCCCGTTTCGCCGTCACGTTGCATTCTGGCAACAGATCCCGACACCGACCTGGGAGAAGTCATGCATCTCATGCTGAAGCCCGCACTCCGCCGGGCCTGGCGTGGACGGAGCACCGTGCAATTCGGCGTGACGCCTGCGCACGCGGTAACGCTGGGGCCGATGGATATCGCCACCGGCAGCTTTCTGGAACTGCTCGACGGAACACGCGGACTTCCTCTGCTGCGCGAGGAGGCCAGGGCCCTGGACCTGTCGGACCGACACGTGGACATTCTGGTGTCACGCCTCACGGAAGCCGGCCTGCTGGACGATCCGGACGCCGGCGGCCCGGAGGCCGACGCCTTACGGCTTCGCGCCGAGGCCGTCGAGCGGCAGCGTCCCGACGCGGCGGCCCTCTCCGTCATCCATCCGGCGCCCGGCAGCGGGCTGCGCAGACTCGCGGCCCGGCGCGCGATGCGGGTCCAGGTGCGCGGTGCGGGCAGGGTGGGCGCGGCCATCGCCGCGGTGCTGTCCGGGTCGGGCGTGGGCCATGTGGAGGTCCTCGACGGGGGCCGCACGGAACCCTGGGACGTGGCGCCGGGCGGACTCCCCGCGTCGTCGGTCGGGGAACGCCGGGACACCGCGGCCCGGCAGCTGGTGCGCAGATCGGCGGTCGGCGGGCCGCCCCCGCGTCCGGGCGGGGCGAGCACGGCTCCGGCATGCGGTGAGCCTGCCCTGTCCCTGATCGTGGTGGCGCCCAGGGACGGCCTCTCCGTCTACGCCCCAGATCCGGAGGTCGCCGCACCGTGGATCGCTTCGGGGACGCCGCATCTCTACGCCGGTGTCATCGAGGCCACGGGAGTGGTCGGTCCGCTGGTGCTGCCCGGAGGCACCGGCTGTGCGGGCTGCCTGGCCCTGAACCGTGCGGAGGCCGACCCGCAGTGGCCGCGGATGCTCGCCCAGTGGAAGTCCGGGCGGCGCACCTGCGTGCAGGCCTGTGACCTGGGGCTGGCCACAGCGGTGGCCGGTCTCGCCGCAGCCCACGCGCTGTCCTTCCTCGACGGAGAACTCCCCGCCGGCACGGGGACACGCTGGGAGGCCGCCATGCCTCTGCTGGACTGGCGGTCGGAGCGGCTGGCGCCGCACCCCGACTGCCCCTGCGGCGCCGCCGGGCACACTGAGGTGGAGCTCACCTCCGCGGCCGCCGCCACGCAGGACACAATGGCCGGGTGACCGCCGCCGACGGAGCGGGGCCGGACGTCACGTGGCAGGGCGATCTGGGAACTGGAGGGGCACATGTCTGATCTTCCCCGGAAGGCGGTCACCCGTACCGCGAAGCTGGCAGCTCTGCCGCTCGGCTTCGCCGGGCGTGCCACCTGGGGCCTGGGCAAGCGGATCGGCGGCAAGTCCGCCGAGATCGTCGCCCGCGAGGTCCAGCAGCGCACGGCGGATCAGCTCTTCAAGGTGCTCGGGGAGTTGAAGGGCGGTGCGATGAAGCTCGGGCAGGCGCTGTCCGTCTTCGAATCCGCGTTGCCCGAAGATGTCGCGGGCCCCTACCGTGCGGCGCTGACGAAACTGCAGGAGGCCGCACCGCCCATGCCGACCCGCACCGTTCACGGGGTACTGGCGGAGCGGTTCGGCGAGGACTGGCGGGAGCTGTTCACCGAATTCGAGGACCAGCCCTCCGCCGCGGCCTCGATCGGACAGGTCCACCGTGCCGTCTGGCACGACGGACGCGATGTCGCCGTGAAGGTCCAGTACCCGGGCGCGGGCGAGGCGTTGCTGTCGGATCTCACCCAGCTCAGCCGCTTCGCACGGCTTCTCGGCCCCTTGGTGCCCGGCATGGACATCAAACCGCTCATCACGGAGCTCCGCGACCGGGTCTCCGAGGAACTGGACTACGAGCTCGAGGCCATGGCCCAGCGTGAGCACGCGGCCGAGTTCGAGGACGATCCGGATGTGGTGATCCCGGGAGTGGTGCATCAGTCGGATCAGGTGCTGGTCACGGAGTGGATCGAGGGGATCCCCCTGTCGGAGGTGATCGCCGACGGCACTGCGCAGCAGCGGGACCGCGCGGGGCAGTTGCTGGCGCGGTTCCTCTTCTCCGGGCCGGCGCGCACGGGTCTGCTCCACGCGGACCCCCACCCCGGCAATTTCCGGCTGCTGCCCCCTGCGGAGCTGCCGGCCGACGGGACGGAGGAGCAGGCCGGAGGCGACGGCATGTGGCGCCTGGGAGTGCTGGACTTCGGCACGGTGGACCGGCTGCCGGGCGGTTTGCCGGGGACCATCGGCGACGCCCTGCGGATGACGCTGGACGGGGACGCCGACGCCGTCTACGCGATGCTTCGCGAGGCGGGGTTCGTCAAGGAGTCGATCGAGCTCGAACCGGACGCCGTACTCGCCTATCTGCTCCCCATCATCGAGCCGGCCCAGGCGGACGAGTTCACCTTCACCCGATCCTGGCTGCGCAGCCAGGCCGCCCGGATCGCCGACCCGCGCTCCCCCGCACACCAGTTGGGCAAGCAGCTGAACCTGCCCCCCTCGTACCTGCTGATACACCGCGTGACCTTGAGCACGATCGGGGTGCTGTGCCAGCTGGGTGCGACCGTCCGGCTGCGGGACGAACTGGAGTCCTGGCTGCCGGGGTTCCTCCCGGAGCGCGAACCGGACGAGGCCGGCGCCGAGGAGCGTACGGCGGAGGGGTACAGCGCCCAGGACGATACGCCGGTAGAGGTGTAGGAGGTCTCGCCTCCTCGCCCGGGGTCACCACCAGGCGGAGTCGAGCCGACTCTCGATCGCCCTGATGTGCCTACGGGCGCAGTCCTCACAGAGGTACCGGTGCCCGCCGTTCTCCACGGAGCAGAGCCAGGTCGCCGGCGGGGCGCCCGACGCCGCGGTGGTGCCGCAACGAGCACACGCCACGTGGCCGCCCACCGGCTCCTCGGGGTGATGAGTCTCCTCGTCCACCTCGCGACGATAACGCCGCGGGCCGGGTCGCGCGCGCCGCAACGCACTGCGGGGCCGGCCTGTTCGGGCCGGCCCCGCGGTTGGGGAGGGTGGCTGCCTGAAGGGCCGAGCGGTGGCCCGGCAGCCGTACTGCTGGAGCCGTCAGTGCATGACGGCCATGGCGAGCGCGCGGCGGGCGCGCATCGAGGCGCGCTCAGCTCGGCGCTGCATCCGCCGGGCGGCTACCAGGCGCGTTGCCTGGCGTCCCTCCTCGGCCTCCCTCAGGCGGTCGTGCATATGCGCACGGGCCAGGGCTTCTGGGATGAGTTGCATTTCGCGGGTCCTGTTCTGACGCGAGTCGTTCGCGCCGATGATGGTGACGTCCGGGGTCGCGGAGCCGACGGGCTCCCGCGTGGTGGTGGTCATTGGTGCCTGATTCCGGGGGTCATGGGTCTGGGGACGGTCGATGGTTCCGATGCGCTTCGTTCGTGTGGGGGACATGACCCCCAGGCCGGGGGTCACGCCGCGACCGGGTTCTTGCGGGGACGGCCACGCGGACGCTTCCGGGCGACGACGACGCCCTGCACGAAGAGCTCGCCACCCCAGACGCCCCACGGCTCGCGCCGCTCCTTGGCCCCCGCGAGGCAGGCCTCGACCAGAGGGCAGGTCCGGCAGAGGGACTTCGCGTACTCGACGTCCGCGGGGGACTCGGCGAAGAACACCTCCGGGTCGTAGGAACGACAGGGAACGGGTACGCCGAGGTTCTCGATGGCGTCGTCGAGCGCGGTGAGCGCGGTGAGGGGGATCAAGGTGGAGTCCTCCGTGAGGCCGGGCGGGGAGATCGTGTCGGAAGGCGGTACGGACGGGGCGTGCGTCTCGAGTTGCACGGTGGCGTTGTCCTCGTCTGGTCGTGCCGGCCTGTTGGCCGGTTGGCGGCTGGTACCAGGTCCTGCTGTCCCGAGGCTCCTTCGTCTCGTCTCATCCGTTCGGACAAAACAAAAGGGCCGCGGATCCCGAGTGGGGTTCCGCGGCCCTGAAGGCGCCGGCCTGATTCTCAATCAGGCTGGATCACTCCAGGGTTCAGGCCCACGGAAGGCCCACATCGTGTGGTGCTGCGTCGTCTGCTTCTTGGCTCCGGCACCGGCTGCGGCTGCCGCAAAGGCATAGGCCGAGGCCTGTCCCTTCGCTACTGCTGCTTCCAGTGCCTCGGTCGGTCGCTCATTGCGCTCCCGCACGGGCAGGCTCGCCAGGGGCAGCTGGCGGACGGCGGGAACGCCGGACACACGGGTGCCACCGAGGGAGAGCTCTGAAGAGCGGGTGAGGCCGAGCGAGCAGGTGGAGACGACCGACGGATCGGTCATTTTGATGGTGTTGATGATGCTGATCACGACAATCGCCTCCTCTCGGCGTCTCAAGGGACCGGCCGGGACCGGTCCTGCGGTATTCGGATAAGTACAGCACGGAGTCAGGGCTTCAGAGAAGTCGCTGTTCCCGTGGTTAAGAACCTATGGTGCTTGCTGCTGCGGGCGCAAACTATTTTTTCGACGAGTTTTTCTCACACCTCGCCGTCGCCCTCCGCCTGCTCATGCCGCGCTGTCCGACCTGCGCAGATGGCGAGGACATCGGCCCCGAACCTGGTCAGCTTCCGGTTCCCGACACCGGCGATGACGACGAGCTCACGCTCGCTGTCCGGTGCCGCCTCCGCGATGGCCATCAGCGTCTTGTCGGTGAAGACGCAGTAGGCGGGCTGACTGATCTCCTTCGCCCGGTCCGCGCGCCACTCACGCAGCCGCTCGTAGAGCCCCTCGTCCATGTCCGAGGGACAGTCCTCGCAGCGCATCAGTTTCATCTCACCGGCTTCGGTGAGCGTCCTGCCGCACACCCTGCATCGCACCGGGCCCCTCCTGGCGGGCCGGGCGGGCGTCTCGGCACCGGCACCTGCCGTACCCGTACGTGAGCCGCGGTCGATGCCACCGCTCCCTCCGGCTCCGCCCCGGGCGCCGACCGCGGCCGAGCCGGGCCGCAGCCCGTTGAGGAAGCGGGTAGCCCTGCGGTTCCCGCGGCCGCCCGGCGAACGGGACAGGGCCCAGGACAGCGACAGGTGGAAGCGGGCCCGGGTGACGCCGACGTACAGCAGCCGGCGTTCCTCCTCGACCTGTTCGTCCGTTTTGGCGTAGGCGATCGGCATCATGCCCTCGGTGAGCCCGACGACGAACGCGGCGTCCCACTCCAGGCCCTTTGCGGAGTGCAGCGAAGCCAGCGTGACGCCCTGCACCGTGGGGGCGTGCTGGGCGGCGGCCCGCTCGTCGAGCTCGGCCACGAGATCCGAGAGCGTCGCGCCCGGCCTGGCCTGTTCGAAGTCCTCCGCCAGCCGCACCAGCGCGGCGAGGGACTCCCAGCGGTCACGCACCGCCCCGGAGCCGGTGGGCGGCTTGGAGGTCCAGCCCTTGGTGGAGAGCACCGCCCGCACCTCGGACGGCAGGTCGTCCGCCCCGTCGAGCAGCGAGTCGTTGCCTCCCGCGCGCGCTGCGCCGCGCAGGGCGACACCCGCCTCCCGCACCTCGGGACGGTCGAAGAAGCGCTCGGCACCGCGCAGCTGGTAGGGCACACCCGCGTCCGCGAGGGCCTGCTCGTAGACCTCGGACTGGGAGTTGACCCTGTACAGCACGGCGATCTCCCCCGCCGGCACCCCGGCGGCGATCAGGTCACGGATCCGTCGTGCGGTGCCCTCGGCCTCAGCGGGCTCGTCCGTGTACTCCGCGTAGACGGGTTCGGGGCCCTTGTCACGCTGCGAGACCAGCTCCAGCCGGTGTTCGGCCGCCTTGCCCCGGGCCTGGCTCAGCAGACCGTTGGCCAGGTGGACGACCTGAGGGGTGGAGCGGTAGTCCCGCACCAGCTTGACCACCGTGGCGTCCGGATGACGGGTGCGGAAGTTCAGCAGGTGGTCGGGGGTGGCACCGGTGAAGGAGTAGATCGTCTGGCCCGCGTCGCCGACGACGCAGAGGTCGTCCCGGTCACCGAGCCAGAGGTCCAGGAGCCGCTGCTGGAGGGGACTGACGTCCTGGTACTCGTCGACGACGAAGTGCTGGTACTGCCGGCGCACATGATCGGCGATGTCGTGCCGGTCCTGGAGGATGCCGACCGTGAGCAGCAGCACGTCCTCGAAGTCGATCACCGAGCGGTCGCGCTTCAGCTGCTCGTACATCGCGTAGATCTGCGAGAGCTCGGCCGGGTCGCGCGGCGCGTCCCGCTGGGTCTTCGCGACCGCTGCCGGGTAGTCCGCGGGCACCGTCTGGGTGACCTTGGCCCACTCGATCTCGCTGGTGGCGTCCCGCAGCTCGTTGCGGTCGAGCCGGATCCCGCAGCGTGCGGCGGCCTCGGCGACCAGCTGCACCTTGCGCTCCACGAGACGCGGAAGCTCACCACCGACTGCTTTCGGCCAGAAGTACTGCAGCTGGCGCAGGGCCGCGGAGTGGAAGGTCCGGGCCTGCACACCCGTCGCGCCGAGCTGGCGAAGCCGGCCCCGCATCTCGCCCGCCGCCCGGTTGGTGAAGGTGACGGCGAGCACGGTGGTCGGCTGGAGGATCCCGGCACGCACCCCGTAGGCGATGCGGTGCGTGATCGCCCGCGTCTTGCCCGTACCTGCTCCGGCCAGCACGCACACGGGTCCTCCGAGGGCCAGCGCGACCTCGCGCTGCTCCGGGTCGAGCCCGTCCAGCACGGCGTCCGCGGAGTCGGGGACCTGTGGGAAGAGGGTGGAATGCGTTGCTGCTGTCACCCTGCCATGCTGCCAGGTCGCAAGGGACGGCCGCGGCGGTTGTCCACAGGGGGCGTCGATTGTCGTACCGGCTGCGTGGGTGCCGTGCGGATACAGGAAGGGTCCGGGAACGGACCTCGGTCCGGGGCCGGGAATGGCGTTCGGGTCCCGGACGTTCCCTTCATGCGGGACGGGCGCGGGCGCGCCTGTCACGCGCTTTCAACGGGACCTTCCCAGCGGGACACACGAGACAAGGGAGCACCGACGACATGCCGGGCACTGTGACGATGTACAGCACCACGTGGTGCGGCTACTGCCGCCGGCTCAAGGGGCAGATGGATCGCGAGGGCATCGCGTACACCGAGGTCAACATCGAGCACGACCCGGATTCGGCGGCTTTCGTGGAGAAGGCGAATGGCGGGAACCAGACGGTACCGACCGTGCTCTTCCCCGACGGTTCGACGCTGACGAACCCCTCGCTGGCCCAGGTCAAGCAGAAGATCGGCGCCTGACCCGCACGAGGCGCACGACCCCCGACCGGCCCGGCGCCGGTCCGGGGGTCTTCTCATGACATGCCCGTACGACAGCGCCCCGGCGGTAGCGTGACCGGCATGACGACCGGGGACGGGGCGGACGGCGAGGCGCTGGCGGGAGGCATGGCGAACGCGGGGGACGTCTTCCGCCGGGGCGCCCTGGTGGATCGCCCGGCACCGCGCCACGCACCCGCTCTCCATGCCCACCTCCTCGCGCTGAGGGAGCACGGCTTCGACGCCGCTCCGATCCCCGTGGGACCGACCGCCGACGGCCGGGAGCAGCTGACCTTCGTCCCCGGTGACGTGGCCCTGCCGCCGTTCCCGCCGTGGGTGATGACGACGGCCGCCCTCGAATCGGTGGGGGCCCTGCTGCGACGCCTGCACGAGGCCGGTGCGTCCGTCGCTGCCGCACCGGACGTCGAGTGGCCCCGGGACCTCGCCGATCCGGAAGGGGGACCGGTGGTGTGCCACAACGACGTGTGCCCGGAGAACGTCGTCTTCCGCGACGGCCGCGCCGCCGCCCTGATCGACTTCGACCTGGCGGCACCCGGCCGGCCCCTCTGTGACGTCGCCATGGCCGCCCGCTACTGGGTGCCCATGCTCGATACCCTGTCTGCGGCGGCGCTGTACCCGGACGCACCGGACGTGCCCGCGCGGCTGCGGGTCCTGGCCGACGGCTACGGCCTGGCGCCTGCCGAGCGGGCCGAACTGCCCGGCGTGATCGAACAGGCCACGGAGATCTGCCGTGCCTTCGTCGCCCGACGCGTGGCCGACGGCGATCCCGTCTACCGCGAGGCGCTGGCCGACCGTGGCGGATGGCGGCGCTGGGACCGTGTGCAGGCCTGGCTGGCAGCGCACCGCGGGATGTTCGCGGACGCCCTGTCGGACTGACGCGCCCGCCTCTCACCGGCCTGGACGAGTCCGGGGCACGACCGCGGACCCCGCCGAGAGGGCCCCATGCCTGTGTGACCAGGACGGAGGGAAGGTGCTGCCCTCGCCGTCAGCCCGCGCCGTCAGCCCGCTCCGCCCGGCCTCGGGAGCGGCTTGCCGTACCAGAGCTCGATCAGGCGGGCCGCGATCGAGACGCCGAAGGGCGGCAGCACCTCGCCGGAGTCGAAGGCCGCGGTCAGGTCCTCGCGGGAGAACCAGCGGGCCTCCTCGATCTCCTCGCCGTCCACGGTGATCTCCGAGGTCACGGCGCGGGCCATGAAGCCGAGCATCAGGCTGGAGGGGAACGGCCAGGGCTGGCTGGCGATGTACTCGACCTCGCCGATGGTGACCCCCGCCTCCTCGAACACCTCGCGGGCGACGGACTGCTCGATCGACTCCCCCGGCTCCACGAAACCGGCGAGGGTCGAGAACCGGCCCTCGGGCCAGTGCACCTGGCGTCCCAGCAGGGCACGGTCCTGGTCGTCCGTGACCAGCATGATCACGGCGGGGTCGGTGCGCGGGTAGTGCTCCGCACCGCACGCCTGGCAGCGGCGGATGTGCCCGGCGGCCGCGATCACGGTGCGCTCGCCGCAGCGTGAGCAGAAGCGGTGCAGCCGCTGCCAGTTCTCGAGGGCCACCGCGTGCACCATCAGGCCGGCGTCGCGCGGGCCGAGGAGCATCCCGGCCTCGCGCAGCCCGGCCGGCCGGGCGGACTGGTCCATGCGGCCCGGGAGGGAGTCCTTCTGGAGCGCGAAGTAGCGTACGCCGTCCTCGTCGGTGCCGAGGAAGTAGCGGTGGGTCTCGGTGACCGGTGCCTCGAAGGCCGGGGTCATGACGAGCTCGGTGCCGCCTTCGGGGGTGTCGTCGATGAGCGCCTGTCCCCCGGAGACGACGAAGACTCTGGTCGTCGGGTGGCTCCAGGCCGCGGCGAGCCAGGCCTCGTCGAGCCGGTGGTGCGCCGCGCGGTCGATGCCGCTCGGCGCGGTGAGACCGATCGGGCGGTCTGGGCTGGCGTTGTCGAAGGTGCTCACAGGTGCTTCCTACTCCCCCGGGGGTGGATCGGGCGTTCAGAGATTCAGCGGAGTGCGTCGGCCAGTTCGCTCCACAGATGGGCGGCGGTCTCCACGCCCTTGAGGAGGAGGTCGAGTTCGACCTTCTCGTCGGGGCCGTGCCAGCCGTCGGACGGTACGGAGATACCGAGGAAGAGGACGGGTGCGCCGAGCACGTCCTGGAGGTCGGCGGCGGGGCCCGAGCCTCCCTCGCGGGTGAAGAGGATCTTCGTGCCGAAGGCCCGGCCCATGGCACGGGCCACCGCCTGGAGGGCGGGGTGGTCCAGGGGCGTCAGACAGGGGCGTGTGGCGGGGGCGAAGGTGATCCGGTGGCGGATTCCGGCCGGTATGCGGTCCTCCGCCCAGGCGCGGACCGCTTCCTGGATCCGGTCCGGGTCCTGGCCGGCGACCAGCCGGAAGCTCAGCTTCACGAGGGCCGACGAGGGGATGACGGTCTTGCTGCCGGCCCCCTGGTAGCCGCCGCCGATGCCGTTGACCTCGGCGGTGGGGCGGGCCCAGACGCGTTCGAGGGTGGAGTACCCCGCCTCGCCCGCTGTGGCCCGCGAGGCGGCCGTGCGCAGCCAGGTCTCCTCGTCGAAGGGCAGTTCGGCGAAGAGTGCGCGCTCGGTCCCGGTGAGTTCGGCGACCCCGTCGTAGAAGCCGGGGACCGCGACCCTGCCCTCCGTGTCGTGGAGAGCCGCGACCAGGCGGGCCAGCTCGGTCGCGGGGTTGGGGACGGCGCCGCCGAAGGACCCGGAGTGGATGTCCTGGCCGGGACCGGACAGCTCGATCTCGCATTCCGCGAGGCCCCGCATGCCGGTGCAGACGGTGGGGGTGTTCTCGTCCCACATGCCGGTGTCGGAGACGATCACGACGTCGGCGGCGAGGCGGCCGGCACGCTCCTCGGCCAGCGCGCGGAAATGCGGCGATCCGGACTCCTCCTCGCCCTCGACGAGGAGCTTGAGGTGGACGGCGGGGGTCGTGCGGCCGGTCGCGGCGAGGTGGGCGCGGACGCCGAGTGTGTGGAAGAACACCTGGCCCTTGTCGTCGGCGGCGCCGCGTCCGTACATCCTGCCGTCGCGGATCACCGGGTCGAACGGGTCGGTGCTCCAGCCGTCCTCACGGGCCGCGGGCTGCACGTCGTGGTGGCCGTAGACGAGGACGACGGGTGCGTCCGGGTCCTGGGACGGCCACTCGGCGAAGACCGCGGGGGCGCCGGGCGTCTCCCAGATCTCGGTGACCGGGAAGCCGGTCTCCGCGAGCTTGCCGGACAGCCACCGGGCGCTGCGCCGTACGTCCCCGTCGTGTTCCGGCTGAGCGGACACGGACGGGATGCGCAGCCACTCGGCGAGGTCGTCGAGAAAGGCCGCGCGGTGCTGCTCGGTGTACGTACGGACGGCGCTGTCCGGGGTGTCGCTCATGCTCATGAGCCTATCGGCCCTGCGGAGGTGGCTCGTCCAGCAGGAGCTTCTCGAGCTCCTCCCGGCCCGGCAGCCCGGTGGGGCGGGACGTCTCCCCGGTGCGCACGTAGAGGAAGGTCGCGGTGACCGCCTCCAGCGGCAGCCCGTGCAGTTCCGCCCAGGCCAGCCGGTAGACGGCGAGCTGGAGGGGGTCGGCCGTGCGGTGCCGGGAGGTCTTCCAGTCGACGATCTCGTACGTGTCACCCGTGCGGTACACGGCGTCGATCCGGCCGCGGATCACCCTGCCGCCGAGCGTGATCTGGAACGGTGTCTCGACGCGGTAGGGGGTGCGCCGGGCGTACGCGGTGCGCTCGAAGGCCTCCTTGAGGTCGGCGAGGTCCCGTTCGTCGGCGATCTCCGCGTCGTTCTCGTCGCCGCCGGGGAGTTCGTCCGGTCCCAGCATGGGCAGCGGCAGTTCCTCGAACCGGGACTCGACCCAGGCGTGGAATCGGGTGCCACGGCGCGCGGCGGGCTGCGGGGGGCGCGGCATGGGGCGGGCGAGCTCCCGCGCGAAGCCCTCGGGATCGTCGGCGAGGTGCAGGAGTTGGGTGGCGGAGAGTGTGGCGGGCACGACGACGTCGCGCACGGCGGCGCGGGCACGGCGCAGCTCACCGGCGAGGGCGTCGAGGTCGCGGTCCCAGGAGGCGAGGGTGCGCGACTCCTCGGGGGTGAGGCCCGCGTCGGCCGGGGTGCGGGCGGCCGGGACGTGCGGCGCGGGGGCATCCCGGGGAGCGGGCGGCCCTGCACGGCCCAGGTCCTCCTCACCGTCCGGGAACGGGTCGTCGTACGGGGCCTGCGCGCCGTCGTACCCCGGTTCCACGTCCTCGTACGGCGGTTCGTCGTCCTCGTAGGGGGGCTCGCCGTCCTCGTAGGGCGGCTCTTCGTCGTACAGCGGATCCTGTGCGGGGCGGGGGCCTCCGCCGGGGGTGGTCAGCCCGTACGCGTCCGGCACGGGTGCGGCCGACAGTGCCTCCAGGTGTGCCAGCACCGTGTCCCTGGCGGCCCTGCGGCGGGCCATGGCGGTGTCGTCGAGCGGGAGCGGCCAGGGCTGGTCGGTGTCCTCGTCCCGCAGCGCCGGGTTCTCCTCGTCCTCGCCGGGTTCGTCCGCCCACACCTCGATCTCGCCGTGTCCGGCCGCGCAGTGCTCGTACAGCGCGTCGAGGAAGGCCGACGGGCCGCGGGGCTTCTTCTGGGACGGGCCCCACCAGTGGCCCGAGCCGAGCAGCAGGCTGCGGGGGCGGGTGAAGGTGACGTAGCCGAGGCGGAGCTCCTCGGTGTGCTGATGCCCCTTCATCTCCTCCTTGAACGCCTTGAGCCCCTTGGTGTCGAAGGCGTCGAGGGACGGCAGCGTGGGCGCGTCGCCGCGCAGGGCGTGCGGGAGGACCTGGGACTGCGAGGTCCACGCGTCCCGGGACTGCGTGCTGGGGAACTGGCCGCCGACGAGGCCGGGGACGGCGACGACGTCCCACTCCAGGCCCTTGGACTTGTGCGCGGTGAGGACCTTCACGGTGTTCTCGCCGCCGGGCAGGGCGTTGTCGAGGCCCTTCTCGTACTGGGCGGCGGTGCGGAGGAAGCCGAGGAAGGCGAGCAGGGTCGCCTCCCCGTCCACCGCCGCGAAGCCGGCCGCGACGTCCAAAAAGTTGGCGAGGGTCTCCCGGCGACGCGCGGCCAGGGCGTGCGGCGACGCCGAGAGCTCCACCTCCAGGCCGGTGGTCGCGAGGACGCGGTGCAGTACGTCCATGAGGGGGTCCGCCAGCGAACGGCGCAGGTCGCGGAGTTCGGTGGCCAGACGGGCGAAGCGGACGCGGGCCTCCGCGGAGAACGGCAGCCGGTCGTCCTCCGAGCCACCGGACTCCAGGAAGGTGTCGAGGGCGTCGGCGAGTGAGATCACCTCGGCCGGGTCGGTTCCCTCGACGGCATCGGCCAGACGCCGGTCCGGATCGTCGTCGCCCCCCGGGTCGGAGCGGTGGACGAGGACACGGGCGCGGCGCCCCAGCAGGGCGAGGTCGCGTGGTCCGATGCGCCAGCGGGGTCCGGTCAGCAGCCGGACCAGGGAGGCGTTGGCCCCGGGGTCCTGAAGCACCTCGCAGACGGCGACGAGGTCGGCGACCTCGGGGAGGTGCAGGAGTCCGGAGAGTCCGACGACCTCGACCGGGATGTCGCGGGCGACCAGGGCGGCCTGGATGCGGGGGAAGTCTCCGGCGGTCCGGCACAGGACGGCGATCTCCCCGGGTGCCGTCCCGGTCCGTACGAGGTGGGCGAGCGAGTCGCCGAGCCAGTCGATCTCCTCGGCGTGGGTGGCCAGCAGGGCGCACCGGACCGTGCCGTCCCTCTCGGCCCCGGGCGCGGGGCGCAGTGCCTCGACTCCCTCGTGCATGGCGCGCAGGGGCTCGGCGAGGCCGTTCGCGAGGTGCAGGAGGCGGCCTCCGCTGCGGCGGTTCTCGCTGAGGGAGTAGCGGGTGGCCGGGGTGCCGTCGGCGTGCGGGAAGTGGTGCGGGAAGTCGTCGAGGTTGGCCACGGAGGCGCCGCGCCAT
The DNA window shown above is from Streptomyces sp. Alt3 and carries:
- a CDS encoding M48 metallopeptidase family protein, which gives rise to MPADSPPGLAGETPERGAGRQQRRAAATQPPRAAVTSAVEVRRSARRSRTVSAYREGDRTIVLIPARMSEAEEQRWVGVMLDKLAAQESKRVIGDSDLSDRAERLSGQYLDGRARPASVRWVTNQNTRWGSCTPAEGSIRLSHRLQGMPEYVVDYVLLHELAHLLVPGHGPRFWRLLEAYPRTERARGYLEGVVAADRLPRLPAAREE
- a CDS encoding ThiF family adenylyltransferase, translating into MHLMLKPALRRAWRGRSTVQFGVTPAHAVTLGPMDIATGSFLELLDGTRGLPLLREEARALDLSDRHVDILVSRLTEAGLLDDPDAGGPEADALRLRAEAVERQRPDAAALSVIHPAPGSGLRRLAARRAMRVQVRGAGRVGAAIAAVLSGSGVGHVEVLDGGRTEPWDVAPGGLPASSVGERRDTAARQLVRRSAVGGPPPRPGGASTAPACGEPALSLIVVAPRDGLSVYAPDPEVAAPWIASGTPHLYAGVIEATGVVGPLVLPGGTGCAGCLALNRAEADPQWPRMLAQWKSGRRTCVQACDLGLATAVAGLAAAHALSFLDGELPAGTGTRWEAAMPLLDWRSERLAPHPDCPCGAAGHTEVELTSAAAATQDTMAG
- a CDS encoding ABC1 kinase family protein, encoding MSDLPRKAVTRTAKLAALPLGFAGRATWGLGKRIGGKSAEIVAREVQQRTADQLFKVLGELKGGAMKLGQALSVFESALPEDVAGPYRAALTKLQEAAPPMPTRTVHGVLAERFGEDWRELFTEFEDQPSAAASIGQVHRAVWHDGRDVAVKVQYPGAGEALLSDLTQLSRFARLLGPLVPGMDIKPLITELRDRVSEELDYELEAMAQREHAAEFEDDPDVVIPGVVHQSDQVLVTEWIEGIPLSEVIADGTAQQRDRAGQLLARFLFSGPARTGLLHADPHPGNFRLLPPAELPADGTEEQAGGDGMWRLGVLDFGTVDRLPGGLPGTIGDALRMTLDGDADAVYAMLREAGFVKESIELEPDAVLAYLLPIIEPAQADEFTFTRSWLRSQAARIADPRSPAHQLGKQLNLPPSYLLIHRVTLSTIGVLCQLGATVRLRDELESWLPGFLPEREPDEAGAEERTAEGYSAQDDTPVEV
- a CDS encoding WhiB family transcriptional regulator encodes the protein MQLETHAPSVPPSDTISPPGLTEDSTLIPLTALTALDDAIENLGVPVPCRSYDPEVFFAESPADVEYAKSLCRTCPLVEACLAGAKERREPWGVWGGELFVQGVVVARKRPRGRPRKNPVAA
- a CDS encoding ATP-dependent DNA helicase UvrD2 yields the protein MTAATHSTLFPQVPDSADAVLDGLDPEQREVALALGGPVCVLAGAGTGKTRAITHRIAYGVRAGILQPTTVLAVTFTNRAAGEMRGRLRQLGATGVQARTFHSAALRQLQYFWPKAVGGELPRLVERKVQLVAEAAARCGIRLDRNELRDATSEIEWAKVTQTVPADYPAAVAKTQRDAPRDPAELSQIYAMYEQLKRDRSVIDFEDVLLLTVGILQDRHDIADHVRRQYQHFVVDEYQDVSPLQQRLLDLWLGDRDDLCVVGDAGQTIYSFTGATPDHLLNFRTRHPDATVVKLVRDYRSTPQVVHLANGLLSQARGKAAEHRLELVSQRDKGPEPVYAEYTDEPAEAEGTARRIRDLIAAGVPAGEIAVLYRVNSQSEVYEQALADAGVPYQLRGAERFFDRPEVREAGVALRGAARAGGNDSLLDGADDLPSEVRAVLSTKGWTSKPPTGSGAVRDRWESLAALVRLAEDFEQARPGATLSDLVAELDERAAAQHAPTVQGVTLASLHSAKGLEWDAAFVVGLTEGMMPIAYAKTDEQVEEERRLLYVGVTRARFHLSLSWALSRSPGGRGNRRATRFLNGLRPGSAAVGARGGAGGSGGIDRGSRTGTAGAGAETPARPARRGPVRCRVCGRTLTEAGEMKLMRCEDCPSDMDEGLYERLREWRADRAKEISQPAYCVFTDKTLMAIAEAAPDSERELVVIAGVGNRKLTRFGADVLAICAGRTARHEQAEGDGEV
- a CDS encoding mycoredoxin encodes the protein MPGTVTMYSTTWCGYCRRLKGQMDREGIAYTEVNIEHDPDSAAFVEKANGGNQTVPTVLFPDGSTLTNPSLAQVKQKIGA